Proteins encoded together in one Pseudomonas sp. TCU-HL1 window:
- a CDS encoding DUF2835 domain-containing protein, which yields MPSLVLDISLTADEFRAVYQGRANRVLLRSRDGRKVSLPAHHLRPHLGHSGVCGTFELEFSSTGKLLNLRRLA from the coding sequence ATGCCCAGCCTGGTGCTGGATATTTCCCTGACTGCCGACGAATTCCGGGCAGTCTATCAAGGTCGAGCCAATCGCGTGTTGCTGCGCAGCCGTGACGGCCGCAAGGTCAGCTTGCCGGCCCATCACCTGCGCCCGCATCTGGGGCATTCCGGCGTGTGCGGTACCTTCGAGCTGGAATTCTCCAGCACCGGCAAGCTGCTCAACCTGCGGCGCCTCGCCTGA
- a CDS encoding quinone-dependent dihydroorotate dehydrogenase, giving the protein MYKLARELLFSLSPETSHELSIDLIGAGGRLGLNRLLSKAPASLPVKVMGLEFPNPVGLAAGLDKNGDAIDGFAQLGFGFVEIGTVTPRPQPGNPKPRLFRLPQAEAIINRMGFNNLGVDHLLARVRAASYDGVLGINIGKNFDTPVERAVDDYLICLDKVYAHASYVTVNVSSPNTPGLRSLQFGDSLNQLLEALRVRQESLAAQHGKHVPLAIKIAPDMTDEETAMVAKSLLESGMDAVIATNTTLGREGVEGLPYGDEAGGLSGAPVRDKSTHTVKVLAGELGGRLPIIAVGGITEGQHAAEKIAAGASLVQVYSGFIYKGPALIREAVDAIAGLPKV; this is encoded by the coding sequence ATGTACAAACTGGCCCGAGAGCTGCTCTTCTCCCTGTCCCCGGAAACTTCCCACGAACTGTCTATCGACCTTATCGGGGCCGGTGGCCGTCTCGGTCTCAATCGTTTGCTGAGCAAGGCGCCTGCGAGCCTGCCTGTGAAAGTGATGGGGCTGGAGTTCCCCAATCCGGTGGGCCTGGCGGCCGGCCTGGACAAGAACGGCGATGCCATCGACGGCTTCGCCCAACTGGGTTTCGGCTTCGTCGAGATCGGCACCGTGACCCCGCGCCCGCAGCCGGGCAACCCCAAGCCGCGCCTGTTCCGCCTGCCCCAGGCGGAAGCGATCATCAACCGCATGGGCTTCAACAATCTGGGCGTCGACCACCTGCTGGCGCGGGTTCGCGCCGCCAGCTACGACGGCGTGTTGGGCATCAACATCGGCAAGAATTTCGATACGCCCGTCGAGCGCGCCGTGGACGATTACCTGATTTGCCTGGACAAGGTCTACGCCCATGCCAGCTACGTGACGGTGAACGTCAGCTCGCCGAACACCCCGGGCCTGCGTAGCCTGCAGTTCGGCGATTCACTGAACCAGTTGCTGGAAGCCTTGCGCGTCCGCCAGGAGAGCCTGGCTGCTCAGCACGGCAAGCATGTGCCGCTGGCCATCAAGATCGCCCCGGACATGACCGACGAAGAAACCGCCATGGTTGCCAAGTCGCTGCTGGAGAGCGGCATGGATGCGGTCATCGCCACCAATACCACCCTCGGCCGCGAAGGCGTCGAAGGCCTGCCATATGGCGACGAAGCGGGTGGCCTCTCCGGTGCACCGGTGCGTGACAAGAGCACCCACACGGTGAAAGTGCTGGCGGGTGAGCTCGGCGGTCGCTTGCCTATCATCGCGGTGGGGGGGATTACCGAGGGCCAGCATGCGGCGGAGAAGATCGCTGCGGGCGCCAGCCTGGTGCAGGTCTACTCGGGCTTCATCTACAAGGGGCCGGCGCTGATTCGTGAAGCGGTGGATGCGATTGCCGGGTTGCCGAAGGTTTGA
- the rmf gene encoding ribosome modulation factor — protein sequence MRRLKRDPMERAFLRGYQHGINGKSRDLCPFTHPTTRQAWINGWREGRGDNWDGLTGTAGIHRLNELHAVG from the coding sequence ATGAGAAGACTTAAGCGTGATCCGATGGAACGAGCATTCTTGCGCGGCTATCAGCACGGCATCAACGGCAAATCCCGCGATCTTTGTCCTTTCACCCATCCCACCACACGGCAAGCCTGGATCAATGGTTGGCGCGAAGGCCGTGGCGATAACTGGGATGGCCTCACCGGCACCGCCGGTATTCACCGTCTGAACGAACTCCACGCCGTCGGCTGA
- the rlmKL gene encoding bifunctional 23S rRNA (guanine(2069)-N(7))-methyltransferase RlmK/23S rRNA (guanine(2445)-N(2))-methyltransferase RlmL: MSDLYELFLTCPKSLEGLLAEEAARLGLQEVREQVAAVRGQGDLETAYRLCLWSRLANRVLLVLKRFPVQNAEDLYQGVLAVDWHDHLIPSGSLAVEFSGHGSGIDNTHFGALKVKDAVVDKLRGADGVRPSIDKVNPDLRIHLRLEKGEAILSLDLAGHSLHQRGYRLQQGAAPLKENLAAAILIRSGWPRIAAEGGALADPMCGVGTFLVEAAMMAADIAPNLKRERWGFSNWLGHVPALWKKLHEEARLRAEAGLAKPPLWIRGYEADPRLIQPGRNNIERAGLSDWVKIYQGELATFEPRPDQNQKGLVVSNPPYGERLGDEASLLYLYQNLGERLRQSCLGWEAAVFTGAPELGKRMGIRSHKQYAFWNGALACKLLLLKVLPEQFVTGGRRAAEEGESATPRSEPARLSEGGQMFANRLQKNLKQLGKWARKEGIQCYRLYDADMPEYALAVDLYGDWVHVQEYAPPRSIDPEKAQARLLDALAAIPQALDVDPAHVVVKRRERQSGTRQYERQGSAGRFMEVGEGGVKLLVNLTDYLDTGLFLDHRPIRLRIQREAAGKRFLNLFCYTATASVHAAKGGARSTTSVDLSKTYLDWARRNLSLNGFSDKHKLEQGDVMAWLADDRGEYDLIFIDPPTFSNSKRMEGVFDVQRDHVQLLDLAMARLAPGGVLYFSNNFRKFLLDESLMSRYTVSEISADTLDPDFARNAKIHRAWRLATR, translated from the coding sequence ATGTCGGACCTCTACGAACTTTTCCTCACTTGCCCGAAGAGCCTCGAAGGCCTGCTGGCCGAAGAAGCTGCGCGGCTCGGCCTGCAGGAGGTACGCGAGCAGGTGGCTGCAGTGCGCGGCCAGGGCGACCTGGAAACCGCCTACCGCCTCTGCCTCTGGTCCCGCCTGGCCAACCGCGTGCTGCTGGTACTCAAGCGCTTTCCGGTGCAGAACGCCGAGGACCTCTACCAGGGCGTGCTGGCGGTGGACTGGCATGACCACCTGATACCCAGCGGCAGCCTGGCGGTGGAGTTCAGCGGTCATGGCTCGGGCATCGACAACACCCACTTCGGCGCTCTCAAGGTCAAGGATGCGGTGGTGGACAAACTGCGTGGCGCCGATGGCGTGCGTCCTTCGATCGACAAGGTCAACCCCGACCTGCGCATCCATCTGCGCCTGGAGAAGGGGGAGGCCATCCTGTCCCTCGACCTCGCCGGCCACAGCCTGCACCAGCGCGGATACCGCCTGCAGCAGGGCGCGGCGCCACTGAAGGAAAACCTGGCCGCCGCGATCCTGATTCGTTCCGGTTGGCCACGTATCGCCGCTGAAGGTGGCGCGTTGGCAGACCCCATGTGCGGTGTCGGTACCTTCCTGGTGGAAGCGGCGATGATGGCAGCCGACATCGCCCCCAATCTCAAGCGCGAGCGCTGGGGATTCTCCAACTGGCTGGGCCATGTGCCGGCCTTGTGGAAGAAACTGCACGAAGAGGCTCGTCTGCGTGCGGAGGCCGGGCTGGCCAAGCCGCCGCTGTGGATTCGCGGCTACGAGGCCGATCCGCGCCTGATCCAGCCGGGCCGCAATAACATCGAACGTGCCGGGCTGAGTGACTGGGTGAAAATCTACCAGGGCGAGTTGGCCACGTTCGAGCCGCGTCCCGACCAGAACCAGAAAGGGCTGGTCGTCAGCAACCCGCCCTATGGCGAGCGCCTGGGCGACGAAGCCAGCCTGCTCTACCTCTACCAGAACCTCGGTGAGCGCCTGCGTCAATCCTGCCTGGGCTGGGAGGCTGCGGTGTTCACTGGCGCGCCTGAGCTGGGCAAGCGCATGGGCATTCGCAGCCACAAGCAATACGCCTTCTGGAACGGCGCGCTGGCGTGCAAGCTGTTGCTCCTCAAGGTGCTGCCGGAGCAGTTCGTCACGGGTGGGCGACGGGCCGCCGAAGAAGGCGAATCCGCCACCCCGCGCAGCGAGCCGGCTCGCCTGAGCGAGGGCGGCCAGATGTTCGCCAACCGCTTGCAGAAGAACCTCAAGCAACTAGGCAAGTGGGCGCGCAAGGAGGGTATCCAGTGCTACCGCCTGTATGACGCCGATATGCCCGAGTACGCCCTGGCCGTCGATCTGTACGGCGACTGGGTGCATGTGCAGGAGTACGCACCGCCCCGTTCCATCGATCCGGAAAAGGCCCAGGCACGTCTGCTCGATGCCCTGGCGGCGATTCCGCAGGCGCTGGACGTCGATCCCGCCCACGTGGTGGTCAAGCGTCGTGAGCGCCAGAGCGGAACGCGCCAGTACGAGCGCCAGGGCAGCGCCGGGCGTTTCATGGAGGTCGGCGAGGGCGGTGTGAAGTTGCTGGTGAACCTCACCGATTACCTCGATACCGGGCTCTTCCTCGACCACCGGCCGATTCGCCTGCGCATCCAGCGCGAGGCCGCCGGCAAGCGTTTCCTCAACCTGTTCTGCTACACCGCCACTGCCAGTGTGCATGCGGCCAAGGGCGGCGCTCGCAGCACCACCAGCGTCGACCTGTCGAAGACCTACCTGGATTGGGCGCGGCGCAACCTTTCGCTGAATGGCTTCTCCGACAAGCACAAGCTGGAGCAGGGCGACGTGATGGCCTGGCTGGCGGATGATCGCGGCGAGTACGACCTGATCTTCATCGACCCGCCGACCTTCTCCAACTCCAAGCGCATGGAGGGGGTGTTCGACGTTCAGCGCGACCATGTCCAGTTGCTCGACCTGGCCATGGCACGTCTGGCGCCGGGCGGCGTGTTGTACTTCTCCAACAACTTCCGCAAGTTCCTGCTGGATGAAAGCCTGATGTCTCGCTACACGGTCAGTGAGATCAGCGCGGACACCCTGGACCCGGACTTCGCCCGTAACGCGAAGATCCACCGCGCCTGGCGCCTGGCCACCCGCTGA
- a CDS encoding sensor domain-containing diguanylate cyclase has product MQSLAKEKLTLSAMLSGRPLVWLVCLLAIVGGTGLTLLLSETVRRAERVQLHERFSLAASERISRIQERLDGQLKELDAVQRFFHNSHYVSLGEFQGFVGPLLGDTLAYSWVPRVPGSERETFEARARSEGMTGFAIRDLKGDSLVPSPVRDEYFPVYFSVTSRIDQVPLGMDLNSSPARRATIAKSRRTHAVTVSERIRVIGVAEHQASGVLIVAPVYKHGVPNDADLLGFVTSVFSLNLEMEAAIAPHNLASLVMRVSDVSDDGHEQLIYQSAEAPRSELHQRRVVPFGDRRYVLEVVPSEGFLAGPPLATANLVAISGLAFTLLLAGYLLLMLNQRQNALALVAERTLELRAREIELQLSEERWSFALDGAGHGVWDWEPQSGRVFLSRGWKTMLGYAEDDVGNSLESRGRLIHPQDQPLARAELERHLRGASAVYQSQHRMLHQDGRWVWVLDRGKVVERDADGLPLRMIGTQTDISSSKAVELQLAMAHGQLRSLLNAATQVAIISTDLRGAILQFNVGAERMFGYRALEMIGRHPVVLHLEDEVAARCRELGGYLGKQIPDYQAYVEAVTDGDRFDEHEWTFQRRDGSQLTGSLILTGVRDERDALVGYLGVAIDITERKHVQQALEARDRLLEKLSARVPGVLYQFRMAPDGRFSFPYTSAGTVEVFEVEPEAVRDDAMGLLERIHPDDMERVQGSIRRSAELLAPWREDFRALLPRQGLRWLRGESVPERGDDGAVLWHGYISDITGLKLVEQELRALSVTDALTGVYNRRYFQERLDLEIARAERREGPLALVMLDVDHFKQINDSHGHEAGDRVLKTLCLRVGERLRRIDVLCRLGGEEFVVLCPDTNVEQAALVAQALWQSLTRENVEGVGRVTASFGCAGWRDGESADDLLRRVDAAVYAAKQAGRNQIRIAD; this is encoded by the coding sequence ATGCAGTCGCTTGCCAAGGAAAAACTGACCCTGTCGGCAATGCTGTCCGGCCGCCCGCTGGTGTGGCTGGTGTGCCTGCTGGCGATTGTCGGCGGCACCGGGCTGACCCTGTTGCTCAGCGAAACGGTGCGCCGGGCCGAACGGGTGCAGTTGCACGAGCGCTTCAGCCTGGCGGCCAGCGAACGCATCAGTCGTATTCAGGAGCGCCTGGACGGGCAGCTCAAAGAACTGGATGCCGTCCAGCGTTTCTTCCACAACTCTCATTACGTCAGCCTTGGCGAATTCCAGGGTTTCGTCGGCCCTCTGCTGGGTGACACCCTGGCCTACTCCTGGGTGCCGCGAGTGCCGGGCAGCGAGCGGGAGACGTTCGAGGCTCGTGCCCGTAGCGAAGGGATGACGGGCTTTGCCATCCGTGACCTGAAGGGCGACAGCCTGGTACCCAGCCCTGTGCGGGATGAGTACTTTCCGGTCTATTTCAGCGTGACCTCGCGGATCGACCAGGTGCCTCTGGGCATGGACTTGAATTCCAGCCCGGCGCGCCGCGCGACCATCGCCAAGTCCCGCAGGACCCACGCAGTCACCGTGTCCGAGCGGATTCGGGTAATTGGCGTCGCCGAGCACCAGGCCAGCGGCGTGCTGATCGTGGCGCCAGTCTACAAGCATGGCGTGCCCAACGATGCCGACCTGCTGGGTTTCGTGACCTCGGTATTCAGCCTGAACCTGGAAATGGAGGCGGCCATCGCGCCGCACAACCTTGCCAGCCTGGTGATGCGTGTCAGCGATGTCAGTGACGACGGCCACGAGCAACTGATCTATCAGAGTGCCGAGGCGCCACGCAGCGAGCTTCACCAGCGTCGCGTGGTGCCCTTCGGTGATCGTCGTTACGTGCTGGAAGTGGTGCCCAGCGAGGGCTTCCTCGCCGGGCCACCGCTTGCCACAGCCAATCTGGTGGCGATCAGCGGGCTGGCCTTCACCTTGCTGCTGGCGGGGTACCTGCTGCTGATGCTCAATCAGCGACAGAATGCGTTGGCGCTGGTCGCCGAGCGCACGCTGGAGCTGCGCGCGCGTGAGATCGAACTGCAGCTCAGCGAGGAGCGCTGGAGCTTTGCCCTCGACGGCGCCGGGCATGGCGTTTGGGATTGGGAGCCGCAGTCCGGTCGGGTGTTTCTGTCTCGGGGCTGGAAAACAATGCTCGGCTATGCCGAAGATGACGTGGGCAATAGCCTGGAGTCGCGCGGGCGCCTGATCCACCCGCAGGACCAGCCACTGGCCCGCGCCGAGCTCGAACGTCACCTGCGCGGCGCCAGTGCCGTGTACCAGAGCCAGCACCGCATGCTGCACCAGGATGGCCGCTGGGTATGGGTGCTGGACCGTGGCAAGGTGGTCGAGCGGGATGCCGATGGCTTGCCCCTGCGCATGATCGGTACCCAGACCGATATCAGCTCCAGCAAGGCGGTCGAATTGCAGCTGGCCATGGCTCACGGCCAGTTGCGCAGCCTGCTCAATGCGGCGACCCAGGTGGCGATCATCAGCACCGACCTGCGTGGCGCCATCCTGCAGTTCAATGTTGGGGCCGAGCGCATGTTCGGCTATCGCGCCCTGGAAATGATTGGTCGCCATCCCGTCGTACTGCACCTAGAAGACGAAGTCGCGGCGCGTTGCCGAGAGCTGGGGGGTTACCTCGGCAAACAGATTCCGGACTATCAGGCCTACGTGGAGGCGGTTACCGACGGCGATCGCTTCGATGAGCATGAGTGGACCTTCCAGCGCCGCGACGGCAGTCAGCTCACGGGCAGCCTGATCCTGACCGGCGTGCGCGACGAGCGTGATGCGCTGGTGGGCTACCTCGGGGTGGCGATCGACATCACCGAACGCAAGCACGTGCAGCAGGCGCTGGAGGCGCGCGATCGCCTGCTGGAGAAACTGAGCGCCCGTGTGCCGGGCGTGCTCTATCAGTTCCGCATGGCCCCGGACGGGCGGTTCAGCTTCCCCTATACCAGCGCTGGCACAGTCGAAGTCTTCGAAGTCGAGCCAGAGGCGGTGAGGGATGACGCCATGGGCCTGCTGGAGCGCATCCACCCGGATGATATGGAGCGGGTGCAGGGCTCGATTCGCCGTTCCGCCGAACTGCTTGCGCCCTGGCGCGAGGATTTCCGCGCGCTGCTGCCGCGCCAGGGATTGCGCTGGCTGCGCGGCGAGTCGGTTCCTGAACGAGGTGACGATGGCGCAGTGCTCTGGCACGGCTACATCAGCGACATCACCGGGCTGAAACTGGTAGAGCAGGAATTGCGTGCGCTGTCAGTCACCGACGCCCTTACTGGAGTCTACAACCGACGCTACTTCCAGGAGCGCCTGGACCTAGAAATCGCCCGCGCAGAGCGCCGTGAAGGTCCGCTGGCGCTGGTGATGCTGGACGTCGATCACTTCAAGCAGATCAATGACAGCCACGGCCATGAAGCCGGTGACCGGGTACTCAAGACGTTGTGCCTGCGCGTGGGCGAGCGCCTGCGACGCATCGATGTGCTCTGCCGGCTGGGTGGCGAAGAATTCGTGGTGCTTTGTCCGGATACCAATGTCGAGCAGGCGGCTCTGGTGGCCCAGGCACTCTGGCAGTCGCTGACGCGGGAGAACGTGGAGGGGGTCGGCCGGGTAACGGCCAGCTTCGGGTGCGCCGGCTGGCGCGACGGGGAGAGTGCCGATGACCTGCTGCGGCGAGTGGATGCCGCGGTTTACGCCGCCAAGCAGGCGGGACGCAACCAGATCCGTATCGCCGATTGA
- the dacB gene encoding D-alanyl-D-alanine carboxypeptidase/D-alanyl-D-alanine endopeptidase, with the protein MFKSIRTLALTALILPYALPLHAAQVNTSLPAKVQKALTANKISPNSLSLVTLPLTGPGSQTLVNADLSVNPASTMKLITTYAALELLGPTYQWKTEFYSDGVLKNGVLNGNLYLKGGGDPKLNMEKLWLMMRDLRANGVRQVTGDLVLDRSYFIHPQLPAFNDDGGDDNKPFLVGPDSLLVNLKAVRLIARAEGGKVNLAMEPPIESIRIDNKVQVTKAGKCPSWPDVRYNPVTQYDGTTLIASGKLPEGCSAQTYMSLLDHPGYAAGAVRAFWKELGGTINGKDRLGDVPKDAKLLARSFSPDLVEVIRDINKYSNNTMAQQLFLSIGARYRTDADGDDAKAAQRVIRNWLAKKGITAPHLVMENGSGLSRHERVSAREMAAILQAAWQSPYAAEFVSSLPLVAMDGTMRKRLRRTPLEGEAHIKTGTLNTVRAIAGFSRDSNGNTWAVVAILNDSRPWGASAILDQVLVDLYRQPKSVAGAN; encoded by the coding sequence ATGTTCAAGTCGATCCGTACCCTCGCACTCACTGCCCTGATCCTGCCCTACGCCCTACCGTTGCATGCGGCACAGGTCAACACCAGCCTGCCCGCCAAGGTGCAAAAGGCGCTGACTGCCAACAAGATTTCCCCCAACTCGCTGTCCCTGGTGACGCTGCCGCTCACCGGCCCGGGCTCCCAGACGCTGGTCAACGCCGACCTTTCGGTGAATCCGGCATCCACCATGAAGCTGATCACCACCTACGCCGCCCTGGAACTGCTGGGCCCAACCTACCAGTGGAAGACCGAGTTCTACTCCGATGGCGTCCTGAAGAACGGCGTACTCAACGGCAACCTCTACCTCAAGGGCGGCGGCGATCCCAAGCTGAACATGGAGAAACTCTGGCTGATGATGCGCGACCTGCGCGCCAACGGCGTGCGCCAGGTCACCGGCGACCTAGTGCTGGACCGCAGCTACTTTATCCATCCGCAACTGCCCGCCTTCAACGATGACGGCGGCGACGACAACAAACCCTTCCTGGTCGGCCCCGACTCGCTGCTGGTCAACCTCAAGGCCGTGCGCCTGATCGCCCGCGCCGAAGGTGGCAAGGTCAACCTGGCCATGGAGCCACCGATCGAGAGCATCCGCATCGACAACAAGGTGCAGGTGACCAAGGCCGGCAAGTGCCCGTCTTGGCCCGATGTGCGCTACAACCCGGTGACCCAGTACGACGGCACGACGCTGATCGCCAGCGGCAAACTGCCTGAAGGCTGCAGCGCCCAGACCTACATGTCCCTGCTCGACCATCCGGGCTACGCCGCCGGTGCGGTGCGCGCATTCTGGAAGGAGCTGGGCGGCACCATCAACGGCAAGGATCGCCTGGGCGACGTCCCCAAGGACGCCAAGCTGCTGGCGCGGTCCTTCTCGCCGGACCTGGTGGAAGTCATCCGCGACATCAACAAGTACAGCAACAACACCATGGCCCAGCAGTTGTTCCTCAGCATAGGTGCGCGTTACCGCACTGATGCCGATGGCGACGACGCCAAGGCCGCGCAGCGGGTAATCCGCAACTGGCTGGCGAAGAAAGGCATTACCGCGCCGCACCTGGTGATGGAGAACGGCTCCGGCCTGTCGCGCCATGAACGGGTCAGCGCCCGGGAAATGGCCGCCATTCTCCAGGCCGCCTGGCAGAGCCCCTATGCTGCCGAGTTCGTCTCCTCGCTGCCGCTGGTGGCGATGGACGGCACCATGCGCAAGCGCCTGCGCCGCACGCCGCTGGAAGGCGAAGCCCACATCAAGACCGGAACCCTGAACACGGTGCGAGCCATCGCTGGCTTCAGCCGCGACAGCAATGGCAACACCTGGGCCGTTGTAGCCATCCTCAATGACTCGCGCCCCTGGGGCGCATCGGCAATCCTCGACCAAGTGCTGGTAGACCTCTACCGCCAGCCGAAGAGCGTCGCCGGAGCCAACTGA
- a CDS encoding YggL family protein encodes MATNRSRRLRKKLCVDEFQELGFELTFTYKEGLDLDAVSAFFERFIVEAIENNGLGFIGAADYGFACLGKRGSVTAEQRTQAEAWLQQGHAELANFTVSPLLDVWYPENPVNA; translated from the coding sequence ATGGCTACCAACCGCTCCCGCCGCCTGCGCAAGAAGCTTTGCGTCGATGAATTCCAGGAACTGGGCTTCGAGCTCACCTTCACCTACAAGGAGGGTCTGGATCTGGACGCGGTTTCGGCGTTCTTCGAGCGCTTCATCGTGGAAGCGATCGAGAACAACGGCCTGGGCTTCATCGGCGCCGCAGATTACGGTTTCGCTTGCCTCGGCAAGCGCGGCTCGGTAACCGCCGAGCAGCGCACCCAGGCCGAAGCCTGGCTGCAACAGGGCCACGCCGAGCTGGCCAACTTCACCGTCAGCCCGCTGCTGGACGTGTGGTACCCGGAGAATCCCGTCAACGCGTGA